In Flavobacterium praedii, the DNA window TGTTTTTTTGTAAAATCAGCTTCCTCTTTTTTAATATATGAAGAAACGTCAATACATCTTGATCCACTATTATTCGTTAGATAAGAAGTTCGAACAGCTAATGAATTATCAATTTTAGCTTGAGTCCCTAAAGTAAATTTAAAATCAATTCCACTAGAACGATAAGATATAATTTTGTTTAAAACAGGTTCACCTCCAAGTACTTCAAAAGCATCTCCCGCAGCATAACTAATCATTATGTTCTCAAGAATAGTTTTATTCCCGATTCCTCCAAGTAGAAGCGCATTGAAATTTTCAGAACCTTTTATTTTTTTACCGGCATATTCTATTCTTACATATTTTAACACACCAGATGAACTAGCTGGATTCAAACCACCGTAAGTTGTCAAACTAGGATCTAAATCATAATTAATAGAAGAATAATTCCCAAATTTATTTATGGGAGCATCACCAAGTATAACTATACCACCCCAGTCACCGGCTTTCTTAAGGGATTTATTGGAAGTAAAAACGATAGGATCGGTTTCAGATCCTTCAGCAATCAATTGAGCTCCTTTAGTAATGATTAAGGTTCCTTTAGATTCAGAATCTCCAATGATGATTGTACCAGGATCAATAGTAAGAATTGCATTGTTAGTAACATATACATTACCTTGAATGATGTATACATCCTTTTTGGTTAACCTAGTATTTACAGTAATTGTACCAGCAAGAATCTGAGTAGCTTCACCATAATCGGCTTTACCCGGTTTAAATTCCGTCCAGTTATTTAACCAATTGCTTGATCCAAATATTCCTTTCTCTTGTTGTGCATTTACATCACAAACAACAGTAAGAAAAACCCATATAATTAGTATTATATTTTTCATAGGTTTGGGGGTATTAAATTTAATTATTTTTAAAACCTCTGTAGGATAGAGTTTAAACTCATTTGAGTTATTGGGTCAGTATCAAAAAAGAAAGTCTTTTTTGATATATATGGTATGCAAAATTGTTATTCTACTTCGCGTAATCCTTTTATAATTTGCTCATAATACATGATCATAGAAACTAACTGATTTTTATCTGCATAAGGTAGCATTTTTCTTAAAAAATCAACCTGAACTTCAAGAAAAACATTAGTAGCTTCTGCTTGTAAATCTAAAGACTTTTTGTTTTCAGGAGTTTCTTGAATTCCTAAATCAGCCATGGTAACACCTGGTTTTGTTGCAAGACCTATATTAGGAAAAATCTTAACAACGATTTTCATACGTTCAATATACAACTCTACCAATTCTCCTTTGGTTAAAGTTTTAAGCTCTTTATCATCTGCGTGAAAAGTTCTTAATGAAGCCGTAGTACTAATAATACTTTTAGGCATATTAGGTTTAACCTGAGCTACTGCGTTAAAGCTTAATGCTAACATAAAAACACTGAAAAAAATAATTTTCCCTTTCATATCATGGATTTAAATAATTAATAAAACAAAAATATACAATTTAATCGAATTTGCAAGTCGTAATGTTATAATTTAAAATATAATTTAATCGTTTTTCTGTAAAAATTTACCTTATACCGAGTAAATACTACACTTAACCGAGGATAATACATGTTTAAAAAAACAAAAAATAATCTTAAAATTTAACTTCAATATAAGAAATTAGCTAATAATTTTTGGGTAAAAAATACTATTTCAGCTTCGGTTCAAAAAAAATACAAAAGTTATCAACAGCAAAAGTTGAAAACCGCTCAAGTATAAACAAAGGATGAAAAACAATCAAATTCATACCATTAAGATTCATACATGCTTGTGAAAACAACTTTAATAATAGAAAATTTTTGATGCTATCATTTTCTACTATCTTTGTCCAATGGAATTTTCAAAAATTTTAGGACAGGGCTATATAAAAAACCACTTGGTTAAAAGTGCTGATTTAGGCAGGATTCCTCATGCCCAATTATTTGTAGGTCCAGAAGGCTGTGGCACTCTACCAATGGCTATTGCTTACGCACAATATGTTTTATGCAACACTAATGGCGAACAAAATGAATCCTGTAGCCTTAAATTTCAAAAATTATCACATCCAGACTTACATTTTATTTATCCAACTGTAACGACAGAGGATGTAAAAGCTAAACCAAAAAGTATCGATTTTATTGCAGATTGGCGACAATTTATCTTAGAAAAACCTTATGGTGGATTATTTGACTGGTATGCTAAATTGGGTGTTCAAAATAAACAAGGAGAAATACGCGTTGATGATGCAGCTGAAATATTAAAATCGCTATCCTTAAAGTCCTATGAAGGAGGATATAAAATTATGATCATTTGGATGGCAGATAAATTGAATATCGCAGCCTCTAACAAACTTCTCAAATTACTGGAAGAACCACCAGAGAAGACCGTTTTTCTGCTTATCTCCGAAAATGAAGAAGACATCATTCAAACCATACGCTCCCGTTGTCAAATTACACATTTTAATGCATTAAGCGAACAAATCATAGCTAATAGTCTAATAGAAAATGAGCAGATTGATGCAAAGCTAGCTTCAAAAATTGCACATCAGGCTCAAGGAAATTACAACAAAGCATTGCATCTATTAAATGACGACGATGAAGCTTCTCCATTTGAACAATGGTTTGTTACTTGGGTTAGAGCTGCTTTTAAAGCAAAAGGAAATGCAGCAGCGATACAAGACTTAATAGAATGGAGTGAACAAATAGCTACATTAGGGAGAGAAACGCAAAAAAAATTCCTTCAATTTTGTATTGAGATGTTCCGTCAGGCATTATTGTTAAATTATGAGACCAAATCATTAGTTTATATAGAGCCAAAAGTAGAAAAATTCAAACTTGAAAACTTTGCTCCTTTTGTAAATGGAAATAATATTAACGACATTTTCAAAGAATTATCAGATGCGATGTATCATATAGAACGCAATGGTAATGCCAAAATAATATTAACTGATTTATCTATAAAACTAACCCGTTTAATACACAAAAAATAAAACCTATGAACAATATTGCTTCTATTTTAATCTTAGTCTTTTTAGCGATCACATTTTTACAATCATCTCAAGATAAATTATTCCATTGGAAAGACAATGTTAATTGGCTAAAAGAACATTTTGCAAAAACACTTTTACGCAATCAGGTTCCTTTAGCACTAGTAAATGTCTTGATCTTAGAATTAATATCTGGCATTTTATGTGTCGTCGGAGCTATAGAAATAGCACTAAATAGTGGAAGAATTTACGGATTATATGGCGCTATCTTTTCTTGCATTACTCTTATTATGTTACTATTTGGACAACGTTTGGCCAAAGACTATGATGGTGCGAGAACCATCGTATTGTATTTTATTCCCTCTGTAATGGCCGTATATTGGCTTAATTAATCGCTTTAGAAATATAAAATTCTAAAAAAACTTAAAACTTATTATTTAAAAATGACATCTAAACATCCTTCAGAATCCTTAACTATATTGACCGATTTGGTTTTACCGAGCGAAACCAATCCTTTGAATAACTTATTTGGAGGGGAATTATTGGCCAGAATGGATCGTGCAGCAAGTATTGCTGCCGGAAGACATTCCCGCCGAATAGGTGTAACTGCCTCTGTAAATCATGTAGCATTTAATAAATCAATTCCACTTGGTAGTGTGGTTATTATAGAAGCCAAAGTATCAAGAGCATTTAAAAGCTCAATGGAAATTTATCTGGATGTTTGGGTAGAAGACCGCCAATCTGGAAACAGAACCAAAGCAAACGAAGCGATTTATACCTTTGTGGCTGTAGATGATACTGGACGACCTGTTGATGTTCCGCAGATTGAACCGGAAACTGAATTAGAAAAACAGCGATTCGATGCCGCTCTGAGAAGAAAACAATTAAGTCTAGTTTTGGCTGGAAAAATGAATCCTCATGACGCCACCGAGTTAAAAGCTTTATTTACTTAAAAGACAAAAGTATCTCAAAATCCGTCAATATGTTATTTACCGCGTGAGGGATAGAAGCAAGTTACCGAAGTAACGCGAATAGCCCGACAGCATAAAAAAAAGGAGCCAACTAATCAGTGTGATAAGTTGGCTCTTTTTTTTATGGTGGCACGCCCAAATTTGTTTTAACCTTTGATTTGTTTTAGGGAAGTTTTGATACCCTTGATTAATGAAGAGCTAAAACCGTGTAATTCCATTTCGTTTAATCCAGCAATCGTACATCCCTGTGGTGTAGTAACACGGTCGATTAATTGTTCTGGGTGTCCTTTTTCTTCAAGCAACATTTCGGCAGCGCCTTTTACCGTTTGTGCAGAAATGGCCAAAGCCGTTTGCCAATCAAATCCAATTTCGATCCCTGCTTGCATGGATGCACGAATATAACGTAAAGCAAAAGCGGTTCCACTTGCAGCGAGTACGGTTGCAGCATCCATTAATTTTTCATCAATAATGGGTGCAGTTCCTAAAGCTTGAAAAAGAGTTACTGTTTCTTGTGCTTTAGCTTTACTTTTCTCGTTAAAAGCAATACAAGTGGCAGAAGCACCAAACTGTGCCGCAATATTTGGCATAATACGGACTGCATTGTGAGTATCCCCAATTTTGTTTTGTAAATTCTCTATCGAAAGACCACTTACTGCCGATGCGATTACTTTGTTTGAAATGGAAGGCAATATCTCGGCTAAGACAGTATCTACCTGATATGGTTTTATAGTAAGGATGATAACATCTGCCTCTTGAATAATATGTGTATTGTCTGTGGTAATGGTAATTCCTAAATCTTCTAAATGCGAAATAGGAGCAATATTACGTCTGGTTACCGTTACTTCGTTACCGGTGGTGAATTTTGCAATTCCGATTGCGATGGAAGCCCCAAGGTTTCCTCCACCTATAATGTGTACTTTCATTTGGTTTATTTTGGTTGTTTTTTGGTTAACTTTTTTATCAAGTCTTTATAATAATTTACCGCTTAAGAAAAACATAGCTATTGAAAAATAGATGATCAATCCTGTTACATCTACCAAAGTAGCTACAAAAGGTGCGGATGAAGTAGCTGGATCTAATTTGAATTTCTTTAATACAAAAGGAATCATGGATCCAGAAAGGGTACCCCATAAAACGATAAAAACCAAAGAGACGGATACAGTCATAGCTACATAAAACCAATGTACCCCATAATCATGAAAGTCTAACGTTTGCCAAATCAAGATTCGTATAAAACCTACAATTCCCAAAATAGAGCCCAATAAAAATCCAGAAGCTATTTCTTTTTTCATCACATACCACCAGTCTCTCAAGGTTAGCTCTTTCAGAGCCATGGCACGAATAATTAATGTTGCAGCCTGTGAACCTGAATTACCTCCACTAGAAATAATAAGAGGAATAAACAAGGTTAAAACAATAGCTTTATTGATTTCTCCCTCAAAAAAACCCATCGCCGAAGCGGTAAACATTTCTCCCAGAAAAAGTACAACTAACCAAGTGGCTCTTTTTTTGACCATTTCGAAAAGACGCGTTTGAACGTAAGGCAAATCTAATGCCTCTAATCCCCCAAATTTCTGAATGTCTTCTGTATCTCTTTTTTCGATTTCATCCTTAATGACATCAATAACATCATCAATCGTGATACGTCCCACTAATCGTCCCAATTCATCCACAACTGGAATCGCTTCCAAGTCGTATTTTTCCATGATTCTAGCCACATCAACATCGGGAGTTTCAACATCTACAAAGTGCAGTTTTTTGATATAAACATCACTAATGGGAGTTCGTGTAGAAGTACTCAATAAATCCTTAAGGGACAGTCGTCCTTTCAAACGATCTTCATCATCTACTACATAAATAGAATGGACTCTAGAAATATTTTCAGCTTGAATACGCATCTCTTTAACGCAAGTGAGTACATTCCAATTTTCATTGACTTTAACCAACTCTTTGTGCATGATTCCCCCTGCCGTATCCTCATCATAACGAAGCAAATCGACAATTCCTTTGGCATGCTCAACATCCTGCAATTCCGATATTACTTCGGCTTTCTTTTCTTTCGAAAGTTCTCCGATAATATCAGCGGCATCATTGGTCTCTAATTCATCCAGCTCTTCGGCAATCTCTTTTGCCGAAAGGCGTTTTAAAATATTTTCCCTTAAATCATCTTCTAACTCCAGAAGAATTTCAGCTGTTTTTTCGCTATCTAAAACCTTGAAAATATAAGTCGCTTCATCAATGTCAATCTCGTCAAGGATTTCTGCAAAATCAGCGTGATGCATATCATTCAACAAAATTTCCAACTCTTGGTTGTTCTTCGCTTGGATGAGTTCAGCTATTTGTTTAATAAGCTCTTTACTGATTTTAAATTCCATCGGCTTCTATTTTTTGTGTCAGTGCAATAAATTCTTTGTAATCTAATTGTTCTGGACGAAGATTGAAAACTTCATCTTCCCTTAAACTGTCGGACAAATTTAGGGTTTTTAAGCTGTTCCTCAAAGTCTTTCTGCGTTGTTGAAAAGCTGTTTTCACTACCGTAAAAAACAATTTTTCTCCACAAGGCAAAGTAAAGTCTTCTTTCCTACGCAAACGCAGTACACCAGATTTTACTTTTGGAGGCGGATTGAACACATTTTCATCTACAGTAAATAAGTACTCTGCATTGTAAAAAGCTTGTACTAAAACAGAAAGAATCCCATACGCTTTTGTTCCTTTCTTTTCACAAATACGCTCGGCTACTTCTTTTTGAAACATCCCTGCAAATTCAGGAATTTGATTGCGGTATTCTAATGTTTTAAAGACAATTTGAGTTGAAATATTATAGGGAAAATTACCAATTATGGCAAATTGTTTCCCTTCAAAAACTTCGTTAATATCGTATTTCAAGAAATCTTTAGAAATGATTCTGTTCTTAAGTTTTGGATAGTTGGCATCCAAATAAGTCACTGACTCATCATCAATTTCGATCACATAGGTATTGATGGGTTTATCCAACATATATTTAGTCAAAACACCCATTCCAGGGCCTATCTCTAATACATCCTCATACCCTACTAAATTCAATGTGTCTGCAATATCTTTGGCAATACTTTCGTCTTTCAAAAAATGTTGTCCGAGGTGTTTTTTGGCTTTTACTTTTTCCATGATTTTTATTTTGCCACGAAGTCACTAAGGCGCTAAGTGTTATTAGGGTTATTTTCTCGCAAAGACGCTAAGGCGCAAAGCAAACATTTCGTCATTAATATTCGGAAATCACTTCCAATTCGGTTCTAAAAGCCAGCATTTTATCGCCAAACAGTTTTAAACCTTCTTCTCTTAATCTAGGAGCGTCTTCTTGGTAATATTTTTCTAATGTTTCCTTACTATCTGTAGTATATTGAACCGAATAAGTGACACCGCCCATTTCTTCTTCAATTAAAACACGAACAAAACGAGCCGAAGTAAATTTTCCGGATGCCAACATTTCCGGTATATGTTTGTGTTGCATCCAAATCATCCATTGGTCGTGTACGCTTTCTTGTATGTTTGTGGTAACGTTGTATATTATCATAATAGCCCCCTAACCCCGAAGGGAGAATCCTACTAGGGGTAAGTAGGGTTAAATGAATAAATTAATTTTTTCTATCAAATAGGTAAACGTTTGCAATAGTACCCACTTGGAGGCTAGGGAGCTTTCACAAATTTGTATCTCCTCTCAATTCCCTGAATTTCCTTCTGGCATCTACAAAATAAATACTATCTTGGTGATTGAAAATAATTTTCTCGAACAAAACCTTGGCTTTATCAGGTTGTTGCAATTGCTTATTGTAAATATCCGCCGAAAAATATAGCGCTTCATCTATATAAATTCCGTCGCTATGGTGATCAATTATGTCTTGATATTGCGCCAAAGCCAAATTAAAATCTCCAAGTTTTTCATACAAACGCCCTAAACGTAATAAAGTCACCGACTCGATTTCTTGACCTTTAAAACTTTTCAGAATCGACTGAAACTGTGCAATCGCTTCCTGATTTCTATTTTGATACAGAAGATAATCTCCTTTGGCAAATTGCTTCAATGCGGTTTGAGTCGAATCGGCCACCGTATTGTCATTAATTAGCAAAAAATATTCTAAAGCATCGTTAGCAATCAACTGTGTACTAGCTGATTTCAATTCTTTAAATTGTTTTAAAGCCCATTCAAAATCGGTTTTAAAATAACTCGTCTTAGCTGATTTCAGACTGGCTTCATGCGATAACACATTGTTTTGCAAATTCTCTTGTATTTGCGAATAATAGAGCAAGGCCTGATTGAATTTTTCTTCGGAAAGTAAAATATCTGCCAACTCCATTTTGCATAGTGCTTGATCGTATGGATTCAGTTGCATATCCATCGCTCGCTTAATAATAGCTTTTCCTTCTGTAGGATTTTTAATTATGAAGCTGACAAAATGTGCTTGCTTTAGTTGCAAAGATAAGGTAACTGGAGTTAAACCATATTGTTTTAGCAAAAGATCAAATTGGGCATTAATCGCCGTAAAATCTTTTTCCGTTGCATTTTCCATTTTTATTTTTAATAAAAAACTATGAGCTTGCACAATCAAATCTACATCGCTCGTGTTTTCTAACACATAATTCATCACATCGGAAGCAACTTCATAATCGCCTTTTTCAATCGCCATTTGTCCCAAACCAATTATGCTTGAAAGTGATTCAGGATTGCGTTTATAAATTGATTTTTCCTGTATAAAAGCTTTTCCAAACTCTTTTTGTTGCATAAAAAACCAACTCAAAAACTGATTCCAGAAAACATCTTGATTTTTTTGAACACGAACAATCAAATTTTTCCGCAAACTTTCATTGAACTTAGAATCTCCTTCATTTGACATGTAACGCGTCAATTGATTTTGAATCATAACTACAGATTGTTGGTTTTCAAAAGCTTCATCAAGAAAATTAGCAATCATCTCATCCGTTCTTCCTAATTGTCCAAATAATAAAGCGGTTTGATATTTAAAATCATACGATGGCACTAATTCACTAGCCACTAAATATGATTGCAAAGCATAGTCCAACAAAACTTTCTTTTCAAAAGTATTGGCAACTCCGTAGACTTCATTCGGGTTGATTCGGATTTTGTCAATTGCATTATCGTAATACTTTTTTGCCTTCGATACATTTTTTTGCAATTGAAAATTATATCCCAATTCAACCAAAAGTGTTGCTTGTTTGTACTTGTTCAATCGTTCTTGAATAGCTTTTTCTGCAGATTCAAATTGAAGCAATTG includes these proteins:
- the mgtE gene encoding magnesium transporter; translation: MEFKISKELIKQIAELIQAKNNQELEILLNDMHHADFAEILDEIDIDEATYIFKVLDSEKTAEILLELEDDLRENILKRLSAKEIAEELDELETNDAADIIGELSKEKKAEVISELQDVEHAKGIVDLLRYDEDTAGGIMHKELVKVNENWNVLTCVKEMRIQAENISRVHSIYVVDDEDRLKGRLSLKDLLSTSTRTPISDVYIKKLHFVDVETPDVDVARIMEKYDLEAIPVVDELGRLVGRITIDDVIDVIKDEIEKRDTEDIQKFGGLEALDLPYVQTRLFEMVKKRATWLVVLFLGEMFTASAMGFFEGEINKAIVLTLFIPLIISSGGNSGSQAATLIIRAMALKELTLRDWWYVMKKEIASGFLLGSILGIVGFIRILIWQTLDFHDYGVHWFYVAMTVSVSLVFIVLWGTLSGSMIPFVLKKFKLDPATSSAPFVATLVDVTGLIIYFSIAMFFLSGKLL
- the rsmA gene encoding 16S rRNA (adenine(1518)-N(6)/adenine(1519)-N(6))-dimethyltransferase RsmA, producing the protein MEKVKAKKHLGQHFLKDESIAKDIADTLNLVGYEDVLEIGPGMGVLTKYMLDKPINTYVIEIDDESVTYLDANYPKLKNRIISKDFLKYDINEVFEGKQFAIIGNFPYNISTQIVFKTLEYRNQIPEFAGMFQKEVAERICEKKGTKAYGILSVLVQAFYNAEYLFTVDENVFNPPPKVKSGVLRLRRKEDFTLPCGEKLFFTVVKTAFQQRRKTLRNSLKTLNLSDSLREDEVFNLRPEQLDYKEFIALTQKIEADGI
- a CDS encoding DUF4286 family protein, whose protein sequence is MIIYNVTTNIQESVHDQWMIWMQHKHIPEMLASGKFTSARFVRVLIEEEMGGVTYSVQYTTDSKETLEKYYQEDAPRLREEGLKLFGDKMLAFRTELEVISEY
- the proC gene encoding pyrroline-5-carboxylate reductase; the protein is MKVHIIGGGNLGASIAIGIAKFTTGNEVTVTRRNIAPISHLEDLGITITTDNTHIIQEADVIILTIKPYQVDTVLAEILPSISNKVIASAVSGLSIENLQNKIGDTHNAVRIMPNIAAQFGASATCIAFNEKSKAKAQETVTLFQALGTAPIIDEKLMDAATVLAASGTAFALRYIRASMQAGIEIGFDWQTALAISAQTVKGAAEMLLEEKGHPEQLIDRVTTPQGCTIAGLNEMELHGFSSSLIKGIKTSLKQIKG
- a CDS encoding ATP-binding protein, producing the protein MEFSKILGQGYIKNHLVKSADLGRIPHAQLFVGPEGCGTLPMAIAYAQYVLCNTNGEQNESCSLKFQKLSHPDLHFIYPTVTTEDVKAKPKSIDFIADWRQFILEKPYGGLFDWYAKLGVQNKQGEIRVDDAAEILKSLSLKSYEGGYKIMIIWMADKLNIAASNKLLKLLEEPPEKTVFLLISENEEDIIQTIRSRCQITHFNALSEQIIANSLIENEQIDAKLASKIAHQAQGNYNKALHLLNDDDEASPFEQWFVTWVRAAFKAKGNAAAIQDLIEWSEQIATLGRETQKKFLQFCIEMFRQALLLNYETKSLVYIEPKVEKFKLENFAPFVNGNNINDIFKELSDAMYHIERNGNAKIILTDLSIKLTRLIHKK
- a CDS encoding acyl-CoA thioesterase; protein product: MTSKHPSESLTILTDLVLPSETNPLNNLFGGELLARMDRAASIAAGRHSRRIGVTASVNHVAFNKSIPLGSVVIIEAKVSRAFKSSMEIYLDVWVEDRQSGNRTKANEAIYTFVAVDDTGRPVDVPQIEPETELEKQRFDAALRRKQLSLVLAGKMNPHDATELKALFT
- a CDS encoding DoxX family protein; translated protein: MNNIASILILVFLAITFLQSSQDKLFHWKDNVNWLKEHFAKTLLRNQVPLALVNVLILELISGILCVVGAIEIALNSGRIYGLYGAIFSCITLIMLLFGQRLAKDYDGARTIVLYFIPSVMAVYWLN
- a CDS encoding tetratricopeptide repeat protein; translation: MNKIFLHISLLFSLIAFSQNEQLAQYYYDKGDFDKALVSYQELSDGLPTNPFYFQRKIDCMQQLLQFESAEKAIQERLNKYKQATLLVELGYNFQLQKNVSKAKKYYDNAIDKIRINPNEVYGVANTFEKKVLLDYALQSYLVASELVPSYDFKYQTALLFGQLGRTDEMIANFLDEAFENQQSVVMIQNQLTRYMSNEGDSKFNESLRKNLIVRVQKNQDVFWNQFLSWFFMQQKEFGKAFIQEKSIYKRNPESLSSIIGLGQMAIEKGDYEVASDVMNYVLENTSDVDLIVQAHSFLLKIKMENATEKDFTAINAQFDLLLKQYGLTPVTLSLQLKQAHFVSFIIKNPTEGKAIIKRAMDMQLNPYDQALCKMELADILLSEEKFNQALLYYSQIQENLQNNVLSHEASLKSAKTSYFKTDFEWALKQFKELKSASTQLIANDALEYFLLINDNTVADSTQTALKQFAKGDYLLYQNRNQEAIAQFQSILKSFKGQEIESVTLLRLGRLYEKLGDFNLALAQYQDIIDHHSDGIYIDEALYFSADIYNKQLQQPDKAKVLFEKIIFNHQDSIYFVDARRKFRELRGDTNL